AGCAATCAGGCCCTGCTGAGTGGGTGTTGCTGCAGTGAGGAAACTCTAAGGGCTGATGGGCTGTGGAAGATCACACGTTAATGGTGGGCCTGGACCAGAACTGAGGTCTGTTTCAAGGTCCAGTGATCCACTCACGCCCTCAAACAGGGGTtgtggggcagggtcctgggttGAGGTGGCAGCTCCCTCCATCTGGCGTTCCCCCAGAATGCTCCTGCCCGGGTTCTAAAGAACTCCGGGATCCCCAGGCTTGTAGCACAACCTTTGGGGACCAGCTCGGTCCAGGCCCCTAATGTCTCCCAAAGAGACTCACCTGCAGCCAGATGTTGGTGGCAAAGTCAGTGACGTCCAGCTGCAGCGTGTCCAAGGTTGGGGCTAACTCTGGGGAGATTCCTGCCAGGGCCTGCAGGAGGCCCTGGTAGAGGAAGAGGCCGCTGTGGAGttggctcaggcagcctgtctgGGAGGACAGAGTAGGAGAGTCAGGGGACGCTGCCCTGAGGGCCCCAGCTTGGAGTCTGGAGAACTGGGGAGCCTTCCAGAttatccttccctccccctcctctcccttcttccctgcaGACACTCACCAGCTGCAGGGCCTGGCTGGAGCAGCTGCCCAGGGAAGCCTGGGGGATGCCCAGAGAGTGCCCTAGCAGCACCAGCTCCTCAGGGTGGCACAGCTTGTGGGCGGCACACTGGGGGAGGGAAAGTTGCCGAGTGAGGGGACTCGTTGGAGCCAGGCTGCTCCTCCTTCCCCAGTGCCCCCATCTCCCTGAggtcttcccctccctccacatCCTGCCAAGCTTCTCAGCGCCTATCCGCAGTCCACTCCCCCGCCAACGTCTCCCAGCACTGCCCCCAAGAGGCTCTCCCCCCGTTCCTTGCCAGCCGCCCAGGGCTCTACCTCTcctcattttcttccatttgcCCTGTGTCTCTCCTCTCCCGTGTCCATTCCTGATGCTGTTCCCACGGTTCCctttgcctccctctctccctgcagcgCTCCCCTGTGCGCCTGCTCCTTCCTGCAGCATCTCCCGTCTGTCCACTCGCCTCTCACTCACCAGCCTCTCCTGTAGCTCAAGGCTATCAGCCTGGATTTTCCTCACTTGCTCTAAGCCCTTGAGCAGGAAGCTCTGGGGCAGGGAGCTGGCAGGGCCGAGGGGGGCGGCTTCTTGCATGGTCCAGAGTGCACTGTGCCagagcagcagctgcagggctGGGAGCAGACAGGGACTCAGGAGACATGCTGTGCCTGCCCCTGGGTCCCTTCCTGGGAGCCTGGGGatcccccagccctctgccctcccacctccctcttgcACGCAGGGCCGGCAGATCCTCCCGCTCCTGGGGCCCAGACACTCACCCATCAGCTTCATGGGGCTCTGGGCAGAAGGCTCAGACTAGGGTCTGGGTGGGCCTGTAGGCTCTGGGGTCTGTCAAGGACGAGCTCCAGGGGCCTTTATACATAAGCCCATGGAGGCCTGGGAGGAAATTACCTGGTGCTGCGTCTAAGGCTTAGTAATAACTTCCCAGGATTTATGCAAATTTGGTGTCCAGGACAATGccggggggtggtgggggtgggacaaAAAAACTGTTTGCGAAAGTTTTGTGAAATTGTGGAATCTCTGATTCTTCTTTGACGTCTTGTCCCCTTCAAGatcccttcctcccctcagccccacccaggcctgaATTACCCCAGGGTGTTTGAACTGAACCGCTGAACAAAGGCTGGGCCACTGATAACAGCCATGGAGGCCAAGGTCTGGTCAGACACTAGGGAAGAGGCAGGCCtcaggccctccctccctcccctggcacTTCTCCTGGGGCAGCCGGCTTTGCCACTCTCCCTGGGGATTCTCAAGCCACCTGCTCTCTAGGCATCCACTTCTGAGAGGGAAGAAGCTATCTGCCCCCATTCTGATCCCCCAAAATTCCCAGGAGGCTGCCTCCCTGAGTGCCCTCCTGAAAGGCCAGGGGCCTGAGAGAGGACATTGGGGTCTTGCCCACACTTTGACAGGCATCATCCCAGGTTCCTGTTCTGTACGGGTTAGCTGGGAACTCCCCAAACCCCACCATGACTCATTCCTTTAAGCCCCCAGAAtcctggcagagcccagaggaaaCCGGATGTCTGTCCTGAATGAAGCAAGACCCTTCGAGGCTCTTGGTTCACCTGACCTtgtgcttcctcctcctcccgcaCCACTTTCCCTCCCCCACAACAGTGCCCCAGGACTTCGGGGTTGAGGGCCTGGGACACATGGCTTCCCTGGCCAGGTTCACTGCCAGCGGCAGTGTGTGTGCTGCCCTGAGTGGGAAGGGCTGGGGTGAGAAAGAAGAAACTGCCTGACTTCAAACCCGAGAGCCACACACTGTGAGCTCTGGAAGGGACTTGGGAGTCTGTTCCAACCCTGTGAGCTGGGCCAGTGAGGCAGgagccttgcccaaggtcatgggtAGCAGAGTCAGTGTTACAACCTGGGCTGCTGCTTCAGGCCTGAGTCTTCCACAAGCTGTGGGGCCTGCCCGAGGAAGTGTGACCAAGGGCACCAAAGGCTGTCACTTTCTGTCCTGATTCACCCAACAATATGCCATATCAGAAGACATCTTTGGAGGAGGAGTGGGTGTGTCTGACTGAGCCAGGCCATCTCTGGGGCAGGGGTGCCCCCTGGTGGCCACAACTGGCAGGAATGTCACCTGCTGATTTGTTCACATGTTGCTTCTGGTCCCCAGTTCTGGGGGGCGGCCCTGGCCCTCCACTCCACTTGAGGCTAGGCCACTGGCCACCACACCCCAGTTGAGCCCAGCTTGTGCCCAGCTCCGTGGGAGGAGAGCATGGTTTGAACAGAACTGGGGAGGACCGGAGGTTCCCATTCACAAACatgcctcctctcccttcccctaaGACCCCCAGAGGACCCACCCTGCCCCAGACCTGGGGCCGAGCACTCTATACATTGGCAAATGTACTCCTTTCAATAAGCCTATGAGGAAGGTACCAGAACCATTTCCCCTTTTACAGAAGACGAATCTGAccttggagaggttaagtaacttgcccaaagagCAGAGCCAAGGTCTGCCCTGTGTCAGAGTCTTAAACGCTTAACCACTGAATCTCTTGATCAATGTCTGGCCTTCCTCGCTCATGACCAAGCCAGTTCTAGATAGACCCACACTTGAATATTCATCTACAGTCTAAGTATGTCAGATGTTTGGCTCAAAAAATGCTAATTCTAACAAGAGTGGCCAGAATGGTGAAAGGAGTTGAGATCAGGATTTGAAGAAAACAGACTATTTTTCCTGGCGAGGAGAAGGAGGTGGCTGTTGTATGGTCTCAAGGGCTAGAAGAGGGACAGGGAGGGAAGGCCAGGCCAGCCAGTTTTCAGCTCAAGAAAAGAGCTTTCTAGCAGCCAGACGTGTTGGAGGATGGAGGGGGCTGCTTCCAGAGGAGTGAACTGCTGGACCCAGGAAGTGTTCCGGCCTCCATCCCGGAGGAGAAAACCCTGGTAATTACAGGTCACCTTCTATAGGTCAGGCACCTTCCATTACACTTTTGTCATTTCCTTCTATTAGCCAAGTGTGGATTATTCCCATTATAGACACAGGACAGCCTCAGAGAAGCGAAGGGCCCAAGATCACAGAACAAGTCAGGGGCAGAGACAGGCCAGATTTGCAGTCAGGCTTTCCAAGCCCCTGTTATTCCCATTACGCTACCTTCCTGTTCAGAGAGCTGTACTTCTTGGCTGATAGCAGACTCCAGACTTCAGCCCCACTCACAGGAGAATAAAGACCAGGCAGAGAGAAAGCGCTGGTTACCGCTCATGACACATGCTGGCTGAGCCGGAAGAAATGACATAAAGGGCCTGGCTCCGGAGACCCCCAGCTGTTATTCATCCTTTCAGCTTCCCAAAGGTTTTCCCGGGTATTTATCAATGGCCAGAGCTGGTCGGCAGCTTCCCTTCACACTTCCTGTTTTCATCTGAAGCTGGACTTGGAG
This is a stretch of genomic DNA from Camelus bactrianus isolate YW-2024 breed Bactrian camel chromosome 16, ASM4877302v1, whole genome shotgun sequence. It encodes these proteins:
- the CSF3 gene encoding granulocyte colony-stimulating factor isoform X2, with product MKLMALQLLLWHSALWTMQEAAPLGPASSLPQSFLLKGLEQVRKIQADSLELQERLCAAHKLCHPEELVLLGHSLGIPQASLGSCSSQALQLTGCLSQLHSGLFLYQGLLQALAGISPELAPTLDTLQLDVTDFATNIWLQMEDLGMAPASPPTPGTTLTFTSAFQRRAGGVLVAAKLQRFLELAYRVLRYLAEP
- the CSF3 gene encoding granulocyte colony-stimulating factor isoform X1, whose translation is MLQEGAGAQGSAAGREGGKGNRGNSIRNGHGRGETQGKWKKMRRGRALGGWQGTGGEPLGGSAGRRWRGSGLRIGAEKLGRMWREGKTSGRWGHWGRRSSLAPTSPLTRQLSLPQCAAHKLCHPEELVLLGHSLGIPQASLGSCSSQALQLTGCLSQLHSGLFLYQGLLQALAGISPELAPTLDTLQLDVTDFATNIWLQMEDLGMAPASPPTPGTTLTFTSAFQRRAGGVLVAAKLQRFLELAYRVLRYLAEP
- the CSF3 gene encoding granulocyte colony-stimulating factor isoform X3; the protein is MKLMALQLLLWHSALWTMQEAAPLGPASSLPQSFLLKGLEQVRKIQADSLELQERLTGCLSQLHSGLFLYQGLLQALAGISPELAPTLDTLQLDVTDFATNIWLQMEDLGMAPASPPTPGTTLTFTSAFQRRAGGVLVAAKLQRFLELAYRVLRYLAEP